One Phragmites australis chromosome 23, lpPhrAust1.1, whole genome shotgun sequence DNA window includes the following coding sequences:
- the LOC133905929 gene encoding uncharacterized protein LOC133905929, translated as MSNARLIDNAAEVRAAARLLRAAGVSSVPKALVAVGFGTTFAVASAVRSGMPAVRSPVWWVLVAASGVATLTMWVAITMPRHRITGQIVLCVALAALAVVMAVTDVDPKHVFNLIEAML; from the exons ATGTCGAATGCTCGTCTCATCGACAACGCCGCGGAGGTCCGCGCTGCGGCACGGCTTCTGAGGGCGGCCGGCGTGAGCAGCGTCCCGAAGGCTCTTGTCGCGGTTGGCTTCGGGACGACCTTCGCGGTCGCGAGCGCGGTCAGGTCCGGCATGCCGGCGGTGCGGAGCCCCGTCTGGTGGGTCCTCGTTGCGGCCTCCGGTGTTGCCACACTCACCATGTGGGTGGCGATCACTATGCCCCGCCACCGCATCACCGGCCAGATCGTTCTCTGCGTCGCCTTGGCGGCGCTGGCGGTGGTCATGGCCGTCACCGACGTCGATCCCAAGCACGTCTTCAACCTCATCGAAGCTATGCT GTGA